TACGTATCCAGTGTTATGATACTAAGGCTCAAACTGAggtacatacaagtacagtgtacagtaattagaATTAGCCAATAAGTgccgtacagtacttgtagttacgGTAACTGCCGGTacctgtacagtacaaataGTGTCTCAACAttaaaaaagaaaacatcTTGTTGTCGTTCACGGTCCCGTCAGACGACTAATACAttttatcacgtgaccgtgttttctttttccctATTCCCATTCCTGCCGAACTCAATGCATGTCTCTACAATATCTCAACTCTAAACGCCATTTCGATATAGATTCACATCACCAACCCATGCTAGCAGGATACGTCTTCTGTTGCACTGGCGTAGACGGCGACCTCAAGTCGTCCATTGTGGCCAAGTGTCGCGCCATGAAGGGTGAGATCCAGGACAATCTGACACCTGACGCCCACTTTCTGCTGGTCGGAAACCAGGACAGTGAAAAGTATCTGTTTGCTTCACACCAGCGACTGGATATGACTTTCCTACATCCCCAGTTCATCGAAAAGCTCCATGCGCGTTGGATCGCGGCCGAGACCATCGATCTGGATAACGTGATACGCGAATTCCGCATGCCTGTATTCTTCAACAAAAACCTGAGCGTGTCTAACATTGAGGAGCGACAACCGATGATTGACACGATAGAGGAGAATGGAGGCATATTTGACGGAAACGTCAAGACACTCGTGACCAACATTTTGGTGACTCCCAAAGCACAGGGCAAAAAATACGACTTTGCCATGAGAAAAAGCATTCCTGTCGTTCATCCTATTTGGATCGAACATTGCATCAAGAGAGGAGCCATGTTGGATACCAGCGACTTCCACCCTGCCAAGGAAGGAGTCGAGAACTCAGACACAGCGTGGTTTAAAGATATGCATCCGGAACCGTGGAGGGAGGTGGCTCGAGTGTCGGAGGAGGTTGCGCGGCAACAGTTTCGAAGACCAAAGGTGCTCAAGGCTGGTCTGTGGGATAGTCATAACAGTATCACCGAGTCGCGTGCAGAGATAGAAGCACCGTTTttcgacgaggaggagcaagACACGTCgtcatcacgtgagaaTGGCAGATCGCGTCACTCAACAGGCATCTTTGCTGGTCATTCGATTTTGTTTGTTGGGTtcatcaagaagcagcttgagaAGCTTCAACAGACAGTGGTTTCACATGGAGCTACGCTGGCTTCTTCGGAAACCACGGCAACCAATATTATTGTGCATCCTGAGATTCCTTCAGATCGATACGATCTTCTGGCAGCTTCATGTACCACGCCCATCTCGACATTCTGGCTGGTGGAGCGTTCCATATTCTACAAAAAGTGGACTAGTGATATATGGTCTTCCTATGTGCCTGAAAAGGATCTGGTTGCGTTCTCCAACGTCAATATTTCCATTTCCGGCTTTGATGGAGTAGAGCTGATGCATATTGAAAAGCTCATTTCCATGTTAGGAGCCCGATACAAGCCCGTTTTCGGCGAGAAAACAGGCAGTGTGCTTGTGGCTGCGTCGCCTCATGCTCGCAAGGTGCGGAATGCACAGAAATGGATGATCCCAGTGGTCTCTATCGACTGGTTGTGGGACTCTGCTGTGGCGTCCAAAATCATGGAGGTTGATCGGTACATTGTTGGAGGAAGCCGAGTGTTCCATGAGATGCGTCACTTCGACAGTCGAGGAAACATGGTGGATATGATGGGAGACAAAAACGCCACCCAAAGAGGACTGTCTAGAAAACGCCGTATGGTTGACAGCCCTGTCAAACACAGGACATCCACTGGACCCTCTGAGTCGcctctcaagaagctgtctTCTTTCGGAAGTCCTAGCCCTAAAAAAATGCAGCAGCAAGTCCAAAAGGGCAGTC
This genomic interval from Yarrowia lipolytica chromosome 1E, complete sequence contains the following:
- a CDS encoding uncharacterized protein (Compare to YALI0E21978g, similar to Saccharomyces cerevisiae DPB11 (YJL090C); ancestral locus Anc_1.276, weakly similar to uniprot|P47027 Saccharomyces cerevisiae YJL090c DPB11 involved in DNA replication and S- phase checkpoint), producing the protein MSLQYLNSKRHFDIDSHHQPMLAGYVFCCTGVDGDLKSSIVAKCRAMKGEIQDNLTPDAHFLLVGNQDSEKYLFASHQRLDMTFLHPQFIEKLHARWIAAETIDLDNVIREFRMPVFFNKNLSVSNIEERQPMIDTIEENGGIFDGNVKTLVTNILVTPKAQGKKYDFAMRKSIPVVHPIWIEHCIKRGAMLDTSDFHPAKEGVENSDTAWFKDMHPEPWREVARVSEEVARQQFRRPKVLKAGLWDSHNSITESRAEIEAPFFDEEEQDTSSSRENGRSRHSTGIFAGHSILFVGFIKKQLEKLQQTVVSHGATLASSETTATNIIVHPEIPSDRYDLLAASCTTPISTFWLVERSIFYKKWTSDIWSSYVPEKDLVAFSNVNISISGFDGVELMHIEKLISMLGARYKPVFGEKTGSVLVAASPHARKVRNAQKWMIPVVSIDWLWDSAVASKIMEVDRYIVGGSRVFHEMRHFDSRGNMVDMMGDKNATQRGLSRKRRMVDSPVKHRTSTGPSESPLKKLSSFGSPSPKKMQQQVQKGSPKKTHKGLKVTVEKLTRQCSKAAVLEELLGYTTDVSELESSQKIMCDD